AAAATGACTTTTTGGGGAAAGTTAAAATATGTTGTTATATTGTTTTGTTACATAGATACGAAATTATTAAATTGGGTGAGTCTTATATGCCGATGTCGCATGAAAAGCATTATTTTCCAAACAGATGGATTAAAACAAAAGATCAACAAGAACATTCTTATTTTCAATATCATGAATCAGAAGACCATCAAAAGAGCAAGGAAGGGAGATTAACTAAACAAGCAATACTATTATTAGCAGTTCATGGCTTATTTGCAGCTGCAAATGCGTTATCAGGTACTTTTGTAAATGTGTATCTATGGAAAGTGAGCAATGATTTATCTTTAATTGGTTGGTTCTCTTTATCTCATCAAGTTGTCAATATCTTAACATTTTGGTTAGCGGGGAAATGGGTTAAAGAGCATAATAAAATGAACAGCTTACGCTTGGGTGTTGGGTTATCTGCAGTGTTTTATTTATTTGTGCTCTTACTTCAAAAGCAAGCTGTTGATTATGTGTTAGTTTTAGGTGCAGTCCAGGGGATGGCAGCGGGCTTTTTTTGGTTGGCATTTAACGTCGTTTATTTTGAAATTACAGGTCCACATGATCGAGACAAATTTAATGGTTACGCTGGATTATTAGGTTCAGGTGCTGGGATGTTCGCGCCATGGATCTCAGGACTTGTAATTACCCAAATGCAAGCAACAAGTGGATACAAAATCATCTTCTCTATTTCACTTATTGTTTTTGTAATTGGAGTTATTGTTAGTTTCTTTTTGAAAAAAAGAGAACCTAAAGGCACTTATCAATGGTTTGATGCATTTCAACGTTTAAAGGAAAAAGAGAATCCTTGGAGACGGGCATTTTTAGCTTTGATGGCACAGGGGATGAGAGAAGGCGTTTTTGCTTTTATCATTGGTTTACTTGTATATATTGCTACTAAAAATGAGATGAAGTTGGGTAACTTTTCATTGATTGTTTCTGCTGTAGCTCTTGTCAGTTATATGTTAATGGGCAAATACCTAAAACCCTGGAATCGTAATAGGGCAATGTTCGTAGGGACTATATTTATGATCTTAGTTATATTTCCATTCTTCTGGGATATCAATTACACTACACTGCTTATTTTTGGAATTGGAACTTCAATATTTTTACCGTTGTTTACGATTCCCATGACCTCAACAGTATTTGATATTATAGGGAGAGATCATGAGAGTGCCCAGCAAAGGGTAGAATATGTGGTATTAAGAGAAGCGGGTTTAAATGCAGGACGTATTTTAGGGACTTTAATTTTCATTCTTATTATTACATGGAGCAATAAACCGATAGTTTTAAATGTATTTTTATTATGTATTGGAAGCACTCCTTTACTTGCATGGTATTTCATGAGAAAATTGATGCCTACAAAACCCAAAACTGTCAGCAAACCCAAATAACATTTTGTAGCTTTGCTTTGATTATATGTGTCCACTCAGTTAGAATTAAGTATGTAGTAGTTTAGTTCAATAGAATTCAAGTTACTTTACATACATATAAGGAGTGGTTGTGGATGCCTCCAAAGGTTGTTTCAAGTATTACAGAATTAATTGGTGATACACCGATGGTGAAAATAAATAGATTGTTAAGTGAAAATGATGCCGAAGTCTATGTGAAATTGGAATATTTTAATCCAAGCAGAAGTGTGAAAGACAGAGCTGCTTATAATTTGATACTACAAGCAGAGAAAGACGGTCTGTTATCTCCTGGAGGAACGATTATTGAACCCACAAGTGGAAATACGGGAATTGGCTTAGCTATGAATGCAGCTGCTAAGGGTTATAAAGCTATATTTATTATGCCTGATAATATGACTAAAGAACGTATTAATATTTTAAAAGCATATGGTGCTGAAGTGGTACTTACACCTGCTGAAGAACGTATGCCGGGGGCAATAAAAAAAGCTTTGGAACTGCAGGCTGAAATCCCAAATAGTTATATTCCTCAGCAATTTGAAAATGAAGCAAATCCTGCTATACATCGAACAACAACAGCATTAGAAATCATCGAACAGATGGATGGAAAAATAGATGCTTTTGTGGCAACAGCAGGAACTGGTGGAACCGTTACAGGCACAGGGGAAATATTGCGTGAAAAAATACCTAATATTAATATTTTTGTTGTTGAACCTCAAGGTTCACCTGTCCTTTCGGGGGGGAAACCTGGCAAGCACAAATTAGTAGGTACAAGTCCAGGGTTTATTCCAAAAATCTTAAATACAAAAGTTTATGATGAAATTGTACAAGTATCAGATCAAAATGCAATACAGACGATACGTGATTTAGCTGCAAAGGAAGGAATATTAGTAGGTCCGTCAGCAGGCGCTTCTGTGTGGACAGCGATGCAACTTGCAAAAAAATGGGGAAAGGGCAAAAGGATTTGTTGTATTGCGCCTGATAACGGCGAAAGATACCTAAGCATGAACCTCTTTGGAGAGGATGCTTAAAAAGTACGCTTCCCATCACGAGGCTTATTCAAGGTAGTACACTCGACATCGAATCTTGTATCATTCTTTGAAGTCCGGTGCTCATGTAGGTTTACCTACACTGTGCTCCTCCTTCTTAAAGAATAATACAATCTTCTTGGTGCTGAAAATCGAACATTTTAAGCTTTGATTTAAATAGGGAAAAGTACGCTTCCCATCACGGAAAAAAGGGAACTTATTATGCTGATTATCATCAGCAAGAATAAGTTCCCTTTTAGTTTTCGATTATCCAATAATAATATCTTCTTTTGGATAGTGAAAGTTTTCTTTTCTTTTTTTAACTTGAAATATGTACAACATGGAAAGGACTCCAATTCTTCCTGTAAACATAAGAAGCATGATGATGATTTTTCCAAGCGTAGATAATTCACTCGTTATACCCATCGATAACCCACATGTACCAAATGCTGAAGTGATTTCAAAAATAATAGCCATTAGTGAAAAGTGGCTGCTTTCTATACTAACTAATAAGATAATACTGGCTACGACTGTCATTGAAGCTAAGGTGAAAATGAAAAAGCTTTTTGTAACATCATCTTGTTTTAATGAGCGTCTAAAAATTCTGATTTCACTTCTGCCTAATGCATAAGTTATCAATGCCAAAATAACTATCGTAAAAGTAGTTGTGCGTATCCCGCCACCAACACTAGAAGGACTAGCCCCAATGAACATTAATACGGACAAAAACATTTGAGTTGCAGTCCCAAACTCTGATACATCCATCGTCGATAATCCACCACTGCGGACTGTTACCGAATTAAATAAGGAGAAAAATATTTTTTCGTGCCAGCTTTTGTCAGCATAGTACAATTCATTTTCTACAAGCCAAATGCCGACTGCACCTACTAATAACAACAAGAAAAACATAGAGGTTGTTAGTTTTGTATATAATGAAAAGCGAAAGTTTTTATTATCTCGAGAAAAATATTCTTTAATTTCAATGAGCACTGGAAATCCAATAGCACCTAATATAATTAACGCGATGGTTATGATTTGTATAAAATAGTCATGCGAAAAGTCAGTTAATGAATTTCCAAAAATATCAAAACCTGCATTTGTATAAGCAGAAATAGAGTGAAATAAACCATGGTAAAAAGCTTCTAACCAAGAATCATAATATCCAGCAAAGTGAAAATATATAGTGAAAATTAAAGTTCCAATTGCTTCAAATAACAATACTAATCCAAGTACAAGGCGAATTAATTGTACAAGTCCTGATAAACGATTTTGATTTTGGTCAATCATAATTAATTTTCGATAAGTTAAGCTAATATTTCGACCTAATATCATCCATAAAAATGTTCCCAATGCCATAATTCCAATTCCACCAATTTGAAACATCAATAATAAAACGATGGTACCAAATACACTGAAGGTTTCTGAAACATTAACAACCGTAAGTCCAGTCACACTGATGCCGCTAGTTGCAGTAAATAAAGCATCAATGAATGAAAGTTGTACTCCATCTTGTAAGCTGATAGGGAGCAGCAGCAACAAAGTAGCAACGATAATAGAAATTAAATAACCAGTAACGATAAACTGGGTTGGTGTCATTTGAGTTATTATTTTTTTAATTGACAAAGTGAGATTTCCCCCCAATCCGTGAGCACCATATCAAAATATTATCATACCCTATTTTCTAAAGAAATTCTAACAGAAATTGAATCATGTTAACAATAATTTGTGAATTTCTCTGGATTAGGACTTAACATATGTTGGATTTCGTTGTAATATGAGGTATATTGTTGATTTATATAAAAGTTCGGAAAGGGGAAGCCCCATTGAATGAGTTTAAAATAAAAGTATTAGAACTTCTACAAGAAGATGCCCGCCGTGAAGCTGATGTGATAGCAACTTTACTAGAAGTAAAGGAAGATGAGGTTATCAAAGCTATCGAAGAGATGGAGAAGGATAATGTGATTGTGAAATACGCACCTGTGATCAATTGGAGTAAAGTTCATGATGATAAAGTAACAGGCATTATTGAAGTTCAAATAACACCTGAACGCGGGCGCGGTTTTGATACGATTGCGGAAAGGATATATCGATATCCTGAAGTAAAGACGGTATATCTAATGTCCGGAGCTTATGATTTACAAATTGAAATTGAAGGTAAAACTTTAAAGGAAGTTGCATTCTTTGTTTCTAATAAGTTATCTACGATTGACTCTGTACTCTC
The window above is part of the Chengkuizengella sp. SCS-71B genome. Proteins encoded here:
- a CDS encoding MFS transporter; protein product: MSHEKHYFPNRWIKTKDQQEHSYFQYHESEDHQKSKEGRLTKQAILLLAVHGLFAAANALSGTFVNVYLWKVSNDLSLIGWFSLSHQVVNILTFWLAGKWVKEHNKMNSLRLGVGLSAVFYLFVLLLQKQAVDYVLVLGAVQGMAAGFFWLAFNVVYFEITGPHDRDKFNGYAGLLGSGAGMFAPWISGLVITQMQATSGYKIIFSISLIVFVIGVIVSFFLKKREPKGTYQWFDAFQRLKEKENPWRRAFLALMAQGMREGVFAFIIGLLVYIATKNEMKLGNFSLIVSAVALVSYMLMGKYLKPWNRNRAMFVGTIFMILVIFPFFWDINYTTLLIFGIGTSIFLPLFTIPMTSTVFDIIGRDHESAQQRVEYVVLREAGLNAGRILGTLIFILIITWSNKPIVLNVFLLCIGSTPLLAWYFMRKLMPTKPKTVSKPK
- the cysK gene encoding cysteine synthase A; translation: MPPKVVSSITELIGDTPMVKINRLLSENDAEVYVKLEYFNPSRSVKDRAAYNLILQAEKDGLLSPGGTIIEPTSGNTGIGLAMNAAAKGYKAIFIMPDNMTKERINILKAYGAEVVLTPAEERMPGAIKKALELQAEIPNSYIPQQFENEANPAIHRTTTALEIIEQMDGKIDAFVATAGTGGTVTGTGEILREKIPNINIFVVEPQGSPVLSGGKPGKHKLVGTSPGFIPKILNTKVYDEIVQVSDQNAIQTIRDLAAKEGILVGPSAGASVWTAMQLAKKWGKGKRICCIAPDNGERYLSMNLFGEDA
- a CDS encoding TrkH family potassium uptake protein, giving the protein MTPTQFIVTGYLISIIVATLLLLLPISLQDGVQLSFIDALFTATSGISVTGLTVVNVSETFSVFGTIVLLLMFQIGGIGIMALGTFLWMILGRNISLTYRKLIMIDQNQNRLSGLVQLIRLVLGLVLLFEAIGTLIFTIYFHFAGYYDSWLEAFYHGLFHSISAYTNAGFDIFGNSLTDFSHDYFIQIITIALIILGAIGFPVLIEIKEYFSRDNKNFRFSLYTKLTTSMFFLLLLVGAVGIWLVENELYYADKSWHEKIFFSLFNSVTVRSGGLSTMDVSEFGTATQMFLSVLMFIGASPSSVGGGIRTTTFTIVILALITYALGRSEIRIFRRSLKQDDVTKSFFIFTLASMTVVASIILLVSIESSHFSLMAIIFEITSAFGTCGLSMGITSELSTLGKIIIMLLMFTGRIGVLSMLYIFQVKKRKENFHYPKEDIIIG
- a CDS encoding Lrp/AsnC family transcriptional regulator, producing the protein MNEFKIKVLELLQEDARREADVIATLLEVKEDEVIKAIEEMEKDNVIVKYAPVINWSKVHDDKVTGIIEVQITPERGRGFDTIAERIYRYPEVKTVYLMSGAYDLQIEIEGKTLKEVAFFVSNKLSTIDSVLSTKTHFILKKYKQDGIILEDHEDDHRMLISP